A genome region from Candidatus Margulisiibacteriota bacterium includes the following:
- a CDS encoding antitoxin VbhA family protein: MYKPLTIDYTKCAIMGVVFPDLDMLNSAANALGSNMFEGFEPTPKGIEIIRDYLAGKITFVQ, encoded by the coding sequence ATGTATAAACCATTGACCATTGATTACACAAAATGCGCTATTATGGGCGTCGTCTTCCCTGACCTGGATATGTTAAATAGCGCCGCTAACGCTTTGGGATCAAATATGTTTGAGGGCTTTGAACCGACGCCGAAAGGAATAGAAATTATCCGCGATTATTTGGCAGGTAAAATTACTTTTGTACAATAA
- a CDS encoding Fic family protein — MLAIHKHLFQDIYAWAGQKRTVEISKGGRQFFPLARFASAFAYIDNLLAEYKNIAGNDLLKISHKLAEILDAVNFLHPFREGNGRTQREFLRALALEKGFSLNLNPPDNVDVYERYMRGTINGDIKILETLIVDLLER, encoded by the coding sequence TTGCTGGCTATTCACAAGCATTTGTTTCAGGATATTTATGCCTGGGCAGGCCAAAAACGTACTGTAGAGATCAGCAAAGGCGGTAGACAGTTTTTTCCTTTGGCACGTTTTGCCAGCGCCTTTGCTTATATAGACAACTTGCTTGCCGAATACAAAAATATTGCCGGTAATGACCTGCTCAAAATCTCCCATAAACTTGCGGAGATCTTGGACGCTGTAAATTTTCTCCATCCTTTTCGAGAGGGAAATGGACGCACCCAGCGGGAGTTTTTGCGCGCTCTGGCGTTGGAAAAAGGGTTTTCTCTGAACTTAAATCCGCCAGATAATGTTGATGTATATGAACGTTATATGCGGGGGACAATTAACGGTGATATAAAAATACTTGAAACCTTGATCGTGGATTTACTGGAGCGTTAA
- a CDS encoding ATP-binding protein, with amino-acid sequence MVKARWQAARIAESLKTMRVTFLAGARQCGKTTLAGYLAKQGFAYRTLDDIFALKAAQEDPQEFIRHNQKTMIIDEVQRVPELLLAIKQAVDVNRRYGQYLITGSANIQTLPTVKESLAGRVEKIRLRPFAYGEILGNAPMFLKRLRTRDFVENKAFTKKKILEIALAGGFPEALTKKATSRGRWHRNYVEALIEKDLQDIANIRRQDVLRKLFAVICEYSAKYMDKASIGSSFAVARQTLDEYINVLENIYLLDRVAPWLNTGYDRVGRQDKIFVADTGLMSAVLRWNLAEVEFSGDKAGKLIETFVYNQLIAQIDLVGEAGLYHYRDNRKREIDFIIDTKREIFGIEVKAGSGISATDFKHLKWFRDRISRKKFYGIVLYAGKQALPFGKDLKAVPLNNLWE; translated from the coding sequence ATGGTCAAAGCAAGATGGCAGGCGGCTAGAATAGCGGAATCGCTGAAAACAATGCGGGTTACTTTTTTGGCCGGAGCCAGGCAGTGCGGGAAAACAACCCTGGCTGGTTATTTGGCCAAACAGGGCTTTGCCTACAGGACGCTGGATGATATTTTTGCTTTGAAAGCGGCTCAAGAGGACCCTCAAGAGTTTATCAGGCATAACCAAAAAACAATGATTATTGATGAAGTACAGAGAGTTCCTGAACTATTGCTGGCAATTAAACAAGCGGTGGATGTAAACCGGCGCTACGGTCAGTATCTGATCACCGGCTCTGCCAATATTCAGACGCTGCCTACCGTAAAAGAATCGTTGGCCGGGCGGGTGGAAAAGATCAGATTGAGGCCGTTTGCTTACGGTGAGATTTTGGGCAACGCGCCTATGTTTTTGAAAAGATTGCGGACTAGAGATTTTGTGGAGAATAAAGCTTTCACGAAAAAGAAAATATTGGAGATCGCTTTGGCCGGTGGATTTCCGGAGGCTCTAACTAAAAAAGCGACCTCACGCGGAAGATGGCACCGCAATTATGTCGAGGCGTTGATTGAAAAAGATTTGCAGGACATTGCTAATATTCGACGTCAAGATGTCTTGCGAAAACTGTTTGCGGTGATCTGCGAGTATTCGGCAAAATACATGGATAAAGCGAGCATTGGTTCGAGTTTCGCTGTGGCTAGACAAACACTGGACGAGTACATAAATGTGCTGGAAAATATTTATTTGCTGGACAGGGTTGCGCCGTGGCTGAATACCGGCTATGACCGAGTGGGGCGGCAGGACAAAATATTTGTAGCCGACACCGGTTTAATGAGCGCGGTGTTAAGATGGAATTTGGCGGAGGTGGAGTTTTCCGGGGATAAAGCCGGAAAATTGATAGAGACCTTTGTTTATAACCAGCTGATCGCCCAGATCGATCTGGTCGGGGAAGCCGGTTTGTATCATTATCGGGACAACAGAAAACGCGAAATTGATTTTATTATTGACACCAAGCGGGAAATTTTCGGCATAGAGGTCAAGGCTGGTTCCGGTATCAGCGCTACCGATTTTAAACATCTAAAATGGTTCCGCGACCGCATCAGCCGGAAAAAATTTTACGGCATAGTGTTATACGCCGGAAAACAAGCGCTGCCTTTTGGCAAAGACCTTAAAGCTGTCCCGCTGAATAATTTGTGGGAATAA
- the rpmG gene encoding 50S ribosomal protein L33, whose amino-acid sequence MREIITLECEVCKRRNYVTTKEKRNNPERLTLKKYCKWDKKHTPHKETK is encoded by the coding sequence ATGCGAGAGATTATTACGCTCGAGTGTGAGGTTTGCAAGCGGCGCAATTATGTGACGACGAAAGAGAAGCGCAACAACCCCGAGCGGTTGACGTTGAAAAAGTATTGTAAATGGGATAAGAAGCATACTCCACATAAGGAAACGAAGTAG
- the secE gene encoding preprotein translocase subunit SecE encodes MAFFADLKTEMKKVDWPAGGRVAQMTVAVFLIVALLTFFTFVLDLILGAVFFK; translated from the coding sequence ATGGCGTTTTTTGCGGACTTAAAAACAGAAATGAAAAAAGTGGATTGGCCGGCGGGCGGCCGCGTGGCGCAAATGACCGTGGCCGTGTTTTTGATCGTGGCGCTGCTGACTTTTTTTACTTTTGTGCTAGATTTGATTTTGGGCGCGGTGTTTTTTAAATAA
- the nusG gene encoding transcription termination/antitermination protein NusG has translation MAETNLETTETTQDVSAVPAEEELRAAKGDWYVLQVFTGFEQKVCSAIEQKISDFNLQDRIFKVLVPEEDVIEVKNGKRYERRKMMFPGYVFVSMEKDDEAWYHLRTVNGVSKFVGAGVPEPLPDKDVLRILNQAGEVAVKPKLEIDFEVGENVKVISGPFRGYAGEIKEVLPEKGAVKVMISIFGRSTSVELDFDQIEKNV, from the coding sequence ATGGCAGAGACCAATTTGGAAACAACGGAAACGACGCAGGACGTGTCCGCTGTTCCGGCAGAGGAAGAGCTGCGCGCCGCGAAAGGCGATTGGTATGTGTTGCAAGTGTTCACGGGCTTTGAGCAAAAAGTCTGCTCGGCGATAGAACAAAAGATCAGCGACTTCAATCTGCAGGACCGCATTTTTAAAGTGCTGGTGCCGGAAGAAGACGTTATCGAAGTCAAAAACGGTAAGCGTTATGAGCGGCGTAAAATGATGTTCCCGGGTTATGTTTTCGTCAGCATGGAAAAGGACGACGAAGCCTGGTATCACCTGCGCACGGTCAACGGCGTGTCTAAATTTGTCGGCGCGGGCGTGCCGGAGCCGCTGCCGGATAAAGATGTGCTGCGCATACTCAATCAAGCCGGCGAAGTGGCTGTGAAACCGAAGCTGGAAATTGATTTTGAGGTTGGCGAAAACGTGAAGGTGATCTCTGGGCCGTTCCGCGGCTATGCTGGTGAGATAAAAGAAGTCCTGCCGGAAAAAGGCGCGGTCAAGGTGATGATCTCGATTTTTGGCCGTTCTACTTCGGTGGAATTAGATTTTGACCAGATCGAGAAAAACGTATAA
- the rplK gene encoding 50S ribosomal protein L11, with translation MGEKGKGGKSAAGGPKQLVTVVKLQIEAGKANPAPPVGPALGQHGLNIMDFCKAYNDQTKDKAGSVIPVDIFVYSDRTFTFKLKSPPAAALVCKALNIPKGSAVPNKNKVGKITRAKLREIAKQKMEGLNCYDEEAAVKVIAGTCRSMGVDVID, from the coding sequence ATGGGCGAAAAAGGCAAAGGCGGAAAATCAGCGGCAGGTGGCCCCAAGCAGCTGGTCACAGTTGTTAAGCTACAGATCGAGGCTGGCAAGGCCAATCCGGCTCCGCCGGTCGGCCCGGCTCTTGGTCAGCACGGCCTCAATATTATGGATTTTTGCAAGGCCTACAATGACCAGACCAAAGATAAGGCTGGCTCGGTCATACCGGTGGATATTTTTGTTTACAGTGACCGTACTTTTACTTTCAAACTCAAATCGCCGCCAGCCGCGGCGCTGGTCTGCAAGGCTTTGAATATTCCCAAAGGTTCAGCCGTGCCCAACAAAAACAAGGTCGGCAAAATTACCCGCGCCAAGCTGCGGGAAATTGCCAAACAAAAAATGGAAGGCCTGAATTGTTATGATGAGGAAGCCGCGGTCAAAGTTATCGCTGGCACCTGCCGCTCGATGGGCGTAGACGTTATTGACTAG
- the rplA gene encoding 50S ribosomal protein L1, translating to MTKHGKKYKNKLESLQGKTVLPLNEALAKVRDLGAAKFDETIEATFVLGIDPKKGEQMVRGAVAMPAGLGKKVTVAVITNGDNLKIAEKSGADFVGADDLVEKINGGFTNFDVLLATPDMMPRVSKLGKVLGRKGLMPTPKAGTVVQDVAKAIGEQKAGKVEYKTDKAGVIHTIIGKKSFEADKLKSNYEALYEAILKAKPSTVKGVYVKGIYLAPTMGPGVKVLASAA from the coding sequence ATGACAAAACACGGCAAGAAATATAAAAACAAACTGGAGTCCTTGCAGGGCAAGACTGTGCTACCGCTGAATGAGGCGCTGGCTAAAGTCCGCGATCTGGGCGCGGCTAAATTTGATGAAACAATAGAGGCGACTTTTGTGCTGGGCATTGACCCCAAAAAGGGCGAACAAATGGTGCGCGGCGCGGTGGCTATGCCGGCGGGACTCGGCAAAAAAGTGACGGTGGCGGTGATCACCAACGGCGATAATCTCAAGATCGCGGAGAAATCTGGCGCGGATTTTGTTGGCGCGGACGATTTGGTCGAAAAAATCAACGGTGGTTTTACGAATTTTGATGTCCTGCTGGCGACACCCGACATGATGCCCAGGGTTTCCAAACTCGGCAAAGTGCTGGGACGCAAGGGTTTGATGCCGACGCCCAAAGCTGGCACTGTGGTGCAGGATGTGGCCAAAGCGATCGGCGAGCAAAAAGCCGGCAAAGTAGAATACAAAACGGACAAAGCCGGTGTGATCCATACGATCATTGGCAAAAAATCTTTTGAGGCGGACAAGCTGAAATCCAATTATGAGGCGCTTTACGAAGCGATCTTAAAAGCCAAGCCGTCGACAGTCAAAGGCGTTTATGTTAAGGGTATTTATTTGGCGCCGACTATGGGGCCGGGCGTCAAAGTGCTGGCGAGTGCGGCGTAA
- the rplJ gene encoding 50S ribosomal protein L10, whose protein sequence is MVRESKKIAVEEIKQKIADSELVMFSQYSKLTVADDRELRRSLRGAKADYCVYKNTLASIAFKNLNIPVDEKQLTGPTAYIFAKEPVAPAKALMTFCKDHESVTVKGGVFQKQSIDAAQVKELAALPGREELLAKLVYVLQSPISGLVNVLQGPIRKLVYGLNAVAEKK, encoded by the coding sequence ATGGTTAGGGAAAGCAAAAAAATCGCTGTCGAGGAGATCAAGCAAAAAATTGCGGATTCCGAACTGGTCATGTTTTCTCAATACAGCAAATTGACCGTGGCTGATGACCGTGAGCTGCGCCGCAGCCTGCGCGGAGCCAAAGCGGATTACTGCGTTTACAAAAACACTTTGGCTTCTATCGCGTTTAAAAATTTAAATATTCCGGTTGACGAAAAACAGTTGACCGGTCCGACGGCGTATATTTTTGCCAAAGAACCGGTGGCGCCAGCCAAAGCTTTGATGACTTTTTGCAAAGACCACGAGTCTGTGACGGTCAAAGGCGGCGTGTTCCAGAAGCAGAGTATCGACGCGGCGCAGGTCAAGGAATTGGCCGCTTTGCCGGGGCGCGAAGAGCTGCTGGCCAAGCTGGTGTATGTGCTGCAATCGCCGATCAGCGGTCTGGTCAATGTGCTGCAGGGGCCGATCCGCAAATTAGTCTATGGTTTGAATGCTGTGGCGGAAAAAAAATAA
- the rplL gene encoding 50S ribosomal protein L7/L12: MAEVTAVAQEIIDKVEKLSVLELNGLVKALEDKFGVTAAAPVAVAVAPVAAAGGDAGAAASTVSVILASAGDKKIQVLKALREITGLGLKEAKDLVDGAPKPVKEDVSADEAKSIKEKLEKEGAKVEIK, translated from the coding sequence ATGGCAGAAGTTACTGCAGTTGCTCAAGAGATTATTGATAAAGTGGAAAAACTTTCTGTGCTGGAGCTGAACGGTCTGGTCAAAGCCTTGGAAGATAAATTTGGCGTGACCGCGGCCGCTCCCGTGGCTGTAGCCGTTGCTCCTGTAGCCGCCGCTGGCGGAGACGCCGGGGCCGCTGCTTCTACTGTCAGCGTCATTCTGGCCAGCGCCGGAGACAAAAAAATCCAGGTGCTAAAGGCGCTGCGCGAGATCACCGGACTGGGTTTGAAAGAGGCCAAGGATTTAGTGGACGGCGCTCCAAAACCGGTCAAGGAAGACGTGTCAGCTGACGAAGCGAAGTCTATTAAGGAAAAGCTGGAAAAAGAAGGCGCTAAAGTTGAGATCAAGTAA
- a CDS encoding DNA-directed RNA polymerase subunit beta produces the protein MVAKIKPRVKLNADIPEEKLDVPKLTSLQLKSYDKFLHEGIEDELKAISPIVGFNGRYELSFLYFDEDKNAYTKPEIEEPKYSEIDCLREEHTYALSLRVPVRLVDTITGEIKQQTIYMGEIPRMTKQGTFIFNGDERVVISQFVRSSGVYFEEKVNSKKNEKSFKAKIIPNRGAWLEMEIDTNGVIWVYINKMKKVGLSLFLAARGYNEDEMRQALSNEPDPEDLTRVKRVLNGGEYLDKTVKNKKIGPILTPNEALIELYRKLRPGDHITEDGARQFLENLFFNPDRYDLGEIGRYKINTKLGFAETHNEDVHYLTNEDVAAVARYLIKLSTADVSASVDDIDHLSNRRVRAVGELLQRQFKVGLTRLERLIKDQMMLKGNEDFMPQALINIRPLIAVMKEFFGSSQLSQFMDQINPLAELAHKRRLSAMGPGGVNKERAGFEVRDIQPSHYGRICPVETPEGPTSGLISPLATFADVNKHGFIVTPYFEVANGEVKNGRNNPPVYLTAEKEEESIIAPYDVSVTPDNKLKGDIVPARKKGEFDMFGTAEVNYVGVSPKQLFGVSACLVPFLEHDDANRALMGSNMMRQATPLIYPDRAFVGTGMEKHIGKNISTALFAETDGEVTEVDANKIVVKYSPADGKRAYEKKHELIKYLRTNQNTCRNQKPIVTAGQKIKAGDPLVEGTCFKDGELAIGKNVLVAFLPFDGYNFEDAILVSDRMVKDDIFTTIHINRYELEVRTTKVGAEELTPEIPNVSEEFLRNLDERGIIRLGSTVTAGDILVGKVTPKGEQEQPPEEKLLRAIFGDKARDMKDSSLRVSSGEGGKVVDVRVFDENNKDDMPPGVKTIVRVYVAQLRKVMVGDKMSGRHGNKGVISRILPAEDMPFLPDGKPVDIVLNPLGVPSRMNVGQIYETVLGNAAHALGEYIEAQQFDEAINETENPEKGASVRAIEEKLREAQKAPGFEWLSESGEVTLRDGRTGEPYAKPVMCGYMYMLKLIHLVEEKMHARATGPYSLVTQQPLGGKAQMGGQRFGEMEVWALEAYGAAYTLQELLTVKSDDVSGRAKVYEAIIKGKNLPPPGTPASFHVLVREIRSLGLDMKVLTADGREIDRK, from the coding sequence GTGGTCGCAAAAATTAAACCGAGAGTAAAGTTAAACGCGGATATTCCTGAAGAAAAATTGGACGTGCCGAAGCTCACGTCTTTGCAGTTGAAATCTTACGACAAGTTTTTGCACGAGGGCATTGAGGATGAATTAAAGGCCATCAGCCCGATCGTGGGATTCAACGGCCGTTACGAGCTTTCGTTTTTGTATTTTGACGAGGACAAAAACGCCTACACCAAACCAGAAATCGAAGAGCCGAAATATTCGGAGATCGACTGCCTGCGCGAGGAGCATACTTACGCGCTGTCGCTGCGTGTGCCGGTGCGGCTGGTGGATACGATCACCGGCGAGATCAAGCAGCAGACGATTTACATGGGCGAGATACCGCGCATGACCAAACAGGGCACATTTATTTTCAACGGCGACGAGCGCGTGGTCATTTCGCAGTTTGTGCGGTCGTCCGGCGTGTATTTTGAGGAAAAAGTAAATTCCAAAAAGAATGAAAAATCTTTCAAAGCCAAGATCATTCCCAACCGTGGCGCGTGGCTGGAGATGGAGATCGACACCAATGGCGTGATCTGGGTTTACATCAATAAAATGAAAAAAGTCGGCCTGTCTTTGTTTCTGGCGGCGCGCGGCTACAATGAGGACGAGATGCGCCAGGCTTTGAGCAACGAGCCGGATCCGGAAGACCTGACCAGGGTCAAACGGGTGCTCAACGGCGGCGAGTATCTGGACAAAACTGTTAAGAATAAAAAAATCGGCCCTATTTTGACGCCGAATGAGGCGCTGATCGAGCTGTACCGCAAACTGCGTCCGGGCGACCATATTACGGAGGACGGCGCCAGACAGTTTTTGGAAAATCTGTTTTTCAACCCTGACCGTTATGATCTGGGCGAGATCGGCCGCTACAAGATCAATACCAAGCTGGGTTTTGCCGAAACGCACAACGAGGATGTGCATTACCTGACCAACGAAGACGTGGCGGCGGTGGCGCGGTATCTTATTAAACTTTCTACCGCCGACGTTTCAGCTTCGGTGGACGACATCGACCACCTGTCCAACCGCCGCGTGCGCGCGGTCGGCGAGTTGCTACAGAGGCAATTCAAGGTCGGCTTGACCCGTCTGGAAAGATTGATCAAAGACCAGATGATGCTCAAAGGCAATGAGGACTTCATGCCGCAGGCGCTCATCAATATCCGTCCGCTGATCGCGGTGATGAAGGAATTTTTTGGCTCTTCGCAGCTGTCGCAGTTCATGGACCAGATCAATCCGCTGGCGGAGCTGGCGCACAAACGCCGCCTCTCGGCCATGGGTCCCGGCGGTGTCAACAAAGAACGCGCTGGTTTTGAAGTGCGTGATATTCAGCCATCGCATTACGGCCGGATCTGTCCGGTGGAGACACCCGAAGGTCCGACTTCCGGGTTGATCTCGCCGCTGGCGACTTTTGCGGACGTCAATAAACACGGCTTCATTGTGACGCCGTATTTTGAAGTGGCCAACGGCGAGGTCAAAAACGGCCGGAATAATCCGCCGGTGTATCTGACCGCCGAAAAAGAAGAAGAGTCGATCATCGCTCCTTACGATGTCAGTGTAACGCCGGACAATAAACTAAAAGGCGACATTGTGCCGGCGCGCAAAAAAGGCGAGTTCGATATGTTCGGAACTGCGGAAGTCAATTATGTCGGCGTTTCGCCCAAGCAGCTCTTTGGCGTGAGCGCCTGTCTGGTGCCGTTTTTGGAGCATGACGACGCCAACCGCGCGCTGATGGGTTCAAACATGATGCGTCAAGCCACGCCGCTGATCTACCCAGACCGCGCTTTTGTCGGCACGGGCATGGAGAAACACATTGGCAAAAATATTTCCACGGCGCTTTTTGCGGAGACCGACGGCGAAGTGACCGAAGTCGACGCCAATAAAATTGTGGTCAAATATTCTCCGGCGGACGGCAAAAGAGCTTATGAGAAAAAACACGAGTTGATCAAATACCTGCGCACGAATCAAAATACCTGCCGCAATCAAAAGCCGATCGTAACGGCCGGTCAAAAAATCAAAGCCGGCGATCCGCTGGTCGAAGGCACTTGTTTCAAGGACGGCGAGCTGGCCATTGGCAAAAACGTGCTGGTGGCTTTCCTGCCTTTTGACGGCTACAATTTTGAGGACGCGATTTTGGTGTCTGACCGTATGGTCAAAGACGATATTTTTACAACGATCCACATCAACCGTTACGAATTGGAAGTGCGCACGACTAAAGTCGGCGCGGAGGAGCTGACGCCCGAGATCCCCAATGTCAGCGAGGAATTCCTGCGCAATCTGGACGAACGTGGCATTATTCGCTTGGGCTCGACGGTGACCGCCGGTGATATTTTGGTCGGCAAAGTCACACCCAAGGGCGAGCAGGAGCAGCCGCCGGAGGAAAAATTGCTGCGCGCGATTTTCGGCGACAAAGCCCGCGATATGAAAGATTCGTCCCTGCGTGTATCTTCTGGTGAAGGCGGCAAAGTTGTCGATGTCCGCGTGTTCGATGAGAACAACAAAGATGATATGCCACCCGGTGTGAAAACTATTGTGCGGGTCTACGTGGCGCAGCTGCGCAAGGTCATGGTCGGCGACAAAATGTCCGGCCGCCACGGCAATAAAGGCGTGATCTCGCGCATTTTGCCGGCGGAAGACATGCCGTTTTTGCCGGACGGCAAACCGGTGGATATCGTGCTCAATCCTCTGGGCGTGCCTTCGCGTATGAATGTTGGCCAGATTTATGAGACGGTTTTGGGCAACGCCGCGCACGCGCTGGGCGAGTATATAGAGGCACAGCAATTTGACGAAGCGATAAACGAGACAGAAAACCCGGAAAAAGGCGCGTCAGTGCGGGCGATCGAGGAAAAACTGCGTGAAGCGCAAAAAGCGCCGGGTTTTGAGTGGCTCAGCGAGAGCGGCGAAGTGACCCTGCGTGACGGCCGCACCGGCGAGCCTTACGCCAAGCCGGTCATGTGCGGATATATGTACATGCTCAAGCTGATCCATCTCGTGGAGGAAAAAATGCACGCGCGCGCTACCGGCCCGTATTCGCTGGTGACGCAGCAGCCGCTGGGCGGTAAAGCGCAGATGGGCGGGCAGCGTTTCGGTGAAATGGAAGTCTGGGCGTTGGAGGCTTACGGCGCCGCGTACACACTGCAGGAACTGCTGACGGTCAAGTCTGACGACGTGTCCGGCCGCGCCAAAGTTTACGAAGCGATTATCAAAGGTAAAAATCTGCCGCCGCCCGGCACGCCGGCTTCATTTCACGTGCTGGTGCGTGAGATCCGTTCGCTGGGGCTGGACATGAAAGTCCTGACCGCCGACGGACGGGAGATCGACCGGAAATAA